The region CATTCCCATCTTTGGTACAAAACCATGCCGCACCATTTGTTTCAGAACCCAATCAACATCTTCCACTAGATTCTGGTTACAGAGTCCCTGAATTGCCAACTTATAGGAGTTAAAACTCGGATTTACACCCCCCAAGATCATTTGATCCATAAAATCCTTTGCCTCGAGGAACTTCTTGGCATCAAGTAAACCGTACAAAACCTCCTGATAAGAACCCAAATTCGGGTCACACCCCTTAAGCCTCATCTTATGCAAAAGATCAAATGCTTCTTCaactctctcttgtttcctaaGCCCCGAAATCAATATGTTAAAAGCAATCGTATCGGGTTCTATGCCCTCGATTTCCATCCTCTCAAACAACTCAAATGCCTCCTCAACTCGACCACGTTTGCACAAGCCACGCATTAAGGTAGAATATGTTCTCACATTCGGCCTACAACCCTGTTTAGGAAATTCGTCGAGCACGTAGAATGCAGCATCCAAATCCCCACACCCACACAACCCCTTCATCATAATATTCAAACAACAAGCATCAATCTCAACACCCAACTTAGAGGCACCCATATACACCTCATGAACAATATCAAATTGTTTCGAATTCACAAGCAAATTCAGCACGAAGTTGAAGGTTTTAACCGTAGGCCAAACATTGTACTTGGGCATGTCAAAAAGCGTCTCGATTGCTCTGTTTATACGGCCCGCTACATGGCCGTAAATCTTGATGACATTATAGAAGAAATCTTCAGAAAGCCTGCAGCTTCGCTCAACTCTGACTCTTCTCATGACATCTTCAATGCCATCGAAGTCCTTGGCCAGCGCAAGCTTGTTGATGACGACAGTGTAAAGCGCTTCGTTGGGCTTATAGTCCTTGCGCTTGGAGGCTTGGTTGAACACGCAGAGGGCAGAATTAGGGTTTCCCAGAGTCTGGAAGATCTTGACGAGCTCGTTTGGGCTTAACCAATCTTTGTGGGCGAGTATTGATTCCGATGATGAGATTGAACGACGATTGATTCTGCAAGTTCGCTGGACGAGGAGGCTTCGGCGAATCAATGGAGACTGAGGAGTCGAATACCCAATTTCTGCGACGCGCGCAACTGTTGAACGTAAAATCATTTTCTTCTGCACTCACTCCTCTCTTCTGCCGAatcaaaccctaaaccctaaaaatcaaatttattatttggaaACACATcacattaatttattattattaaatagaattagtggttttttttttccttattttcagtTTAGTGCTTGAAATTTTACATAACAGTTTTGatcaagattttttatttcaatttatttaatttagttcttAAGTTAAAGTATTAATCTAAGTGTGACAATTAATATACTTTATGATGCttataatcataaaattaaatattttctttcttggtaAGTCAAaaggttaaattttttttgttgataataataatagtgttaataataaaaaaatgaaactttaattgtgtttttaatttttctaacttttgaaCTTTTTTACATTGTCAtgtttaacttaattttttatatttctgttattgtcaaaatacaataatctatttttaatcgTAAGAGAATACAATTTACATGCGGTTGATCACACGAGTCTCAAGAGT is a window of Diospyros lotus cultivar Yz01 chromosome 10, ASM1463336v1, whole genome shotgun sequence DNA encoding:
- the LOC127810957 gene encoding pentatricopeptide repeat-containing protein At3g14580, mitochondrial-like, producing the protein MILRSTVARVAEIGYSTPQSPLIRRSLLVQRTCRINRRSISSSESILAHKDWLSPNELVKIFQTLGNPNSALCVFNQASKRKDYKPNEALYTVVINKLALAKDFDGIEDVMRRVRVERSCRLSEDFFYNVIKIYGHVAGRINRAIETLFDMPKYNVWPTVKTFNFVLNLLVNSKQFDIVHEVYMGASKLGVEIDACCLNIMMKGLCGCGDLDAAFYVLDEFPKQGCRPNVRTYSTLMRGLCKRGRVEEAFELFERMEIEGIEPDTIAFNILISGLRKQERVEEAFDLLHKMRLKGCDPNLGSYQEVLYGLLDAKKFLEAKDFMDQMILGGVNPSFNSYKLAIQGLCNQNLVEDVDWVLKQMVRHGFVPKMGMWRTILQCLFSRHGNCISCSCEEVLKSYLN